Proteins co-encoded in one Salvia splendens isolate huo1 chromosome 4, SspV2, whole genome shotgun sequence genomic window:
- the LOC121799946 gene encoding proteasome subunit beta type-6-like, giving the protein MDSIYNDLNAPHSMGTTIIGVTYDGGVVLGADSRTSTGMYVANRASDKITQLTDNVYICRSGSAADSQVLSDYVRYYLHQHTIQLGQPATVKVAANLVRMVSYNNKNMLQTGLIVGGWDKYEGGKIYGIPLGGTLLEQPFTIGGSGSSYLYGFFDQVWKEGMTQDEAEKLVVKAVSLAIARDGASGGVVRTVTINKDGVSRKFFPGNTLPLWHEELEAKDSLLDGLSAASPEPMVS; this is encoded by the exons ATGGACTCAATTTACAACGATCTGAACGCTCCGCACTCGATGGGAACCACCATCATCGGCGTCACTTACGACGGCGGCGTTGTTTTGGGCGCCGACTCTCGCACCAGCACCG GAATGTATGTGGCGAATAGGGCATCTGATAAGATCACTCAGCTGACCGATAATGTCTACATTTGCCGCTCTGGTTCG GCTGCAGATTCTCAGGTTCTTTCAGACTATGTTCGCTACTACCTCCATCAACACAC GATACAGCTTGGGCAGCCTGCAACTGTAAAAGTTGCAGCAAACCTTGTCAGAATGGTATCTTACAATAACAAG AATATGTTGCAAACTGGATTGATAGTTGGTGGGTGGGACAAGTATGAAGGTGGTAAAATTTATGGAATACCTCTCGGAGGAACTCTTTTGGAGCAGCCTTTCACTATTGGAG GATCTGGCTCTTCATATCTGTATGGTTTCTTTGACCAAGTATGGAAGGAAGGGATGACACAGGATGAAGCTGAG AAACTAGTCGTGAAAGCAGTCTCTCTTGCAATTGCTCGGGATGGTGCTAGTGGTGGTGTTGTCCGCACAGTGACT ATTAACAAAGATGGGGTTTCCCGGAAGTTCTTCCCAGGCAACACACTTCCATTATGGCATGAAGAGCTGGAAGCCAAGGACTCCCTGTTGGATGGTTTGTCTGCCGCCAGCCCTGAACCAATGGTCAGCTAA
- the LOC121799945 gene encoding auxin response factor 19-like, whose amino-acid sequence MKTASSGTGVPPANSAAAAVEVEKKNINAELWQACAGPLVNLPVAGTHVVYFPQGHSEQVAASMKKDVDAQIPNYPNLPSKLLCRLHSVTLHADPETDEVYAQMTLQPVPSFDKDALLRSDLSMKANKPQTDFFCKTLTASDTSTHGGFSVPRRAAEKIFPPLDFTMQPPAQEIVARDLHDSVWTFRHIYRGQPKRHLLTTGWSLFVSGKRLFAGDSVLFIRDEKQQLLLGIRRANRQPTNLSSSVLSSDSMHIGILAAAAHAAANNSPFTVFYNPRASPSEFVIPLAKYYKAVCSSQISLGMRFRMMFETEESGTRRYMGTITGISDLDSVRWKNSQWRNLQVGWDESTAGEKRNRVSIWEIEPVTAPFFICPTPPFFRPKRPRQPGMPDDEAPDLDSIFRRTMPWLGDDFGMKEPQALPGLSLAQWMNMQQSPSLANSMQPNYMNQLSGSVLQNLTGADISRQLGMPGAQIPQQNNLQFNAQRQTQPAQQLDQLQKLQPNTLSPLGSIMPGQPQQLSDMSQSRQNLIGQTLPNSSQVQSQMLPSQNPIQAQQQSLLSHQLQMNLSQNLSQQQMFSHSQQQNPMQPQSSDHISQQLHMPDNQMQMQLMQKYQQQQQSMMVMQQPSQLTQLQDHQKQQLDIPPSFTKPMSTSQMLDVSQTTSSMIPQSHVLPQQMTRNNSQAHLRFAQPHQQPKPDQQQQQQQPGMTSDIPGHVGHTFQPSAGGGQSAVTDDVPSCSTSPSTNNCSNGVQLMMNCKNQRAAMVGDIQQKSEVKPSLNVSKIAQSSNTQLNSTVLEAIPSSSNLVKDLQQKSDVKSSLNVSKSQNQGFYTSQTYLDPAGTQIDYLDSSSSATSVISQNDLHMPPNNNSMSFNSQSMLFRDASHDGEVQGDPRNSIPFVANIENQLGMPMMPDALITKDMVGSGKDFATDVPSGGGMISSFDNQKAELSSSMVSQSFGVPDMTFNSIDSTINDGSFMNQGAWPPPQIPRMRTYTKVYKRGAVGRSIDITRYAGYDELKQDLARRFGIEGQLEDRQRIGWKLVYVDHENDVLLVGDDPWEEFVNCVRCIKILSPQEVQQMSLDGDFGNSVLPNQACSSSDNGLN is encoded by the exons atgaAGACGGCTAGCTCCGGCACCGGAGTGCCGCCGGCGaactccgccgccgccgccgttgaAG TGGAGAAGAAGAATATTAACGCAGAGTTATGGCAAGCGTGCGCCGGCCCGCTGGTCAATCTGCCGGTGGCTGGGACCCACGTCGTCTACTTCCCACAAGGCCACAGTGAGCAG GTTGCTGCTTCGATGAAAAAGGATGTCGATGCGCAAATCCCAAACTACCCTAATCTTCCATCGAAGCTACTATGCCGTCTTCACAGTGTCACCCTCCAT GCTGATCCAGAAACAGATGAAGTATACGCACAGATGACACTCCAACCAGTGCCATCG TTTGACAAGGATGCTTTGTTGAGGTCTGATTTGTCAATGAAAGCAAATAAACCCCAAACTGATTTCTTCTGCAAAACCTTGACTGCTAGTGATACCAGCACTCATGGGGGTTTCTCCGTGCCTCGTCGTGCTGCAGAAAAGATTTTCCCTCCTTTG GACTTCACCATGCAACCTCCTGCACAAGAGATTGTTGCTCGGGATTTACACGACAGCGTTTGGACATTTCGCCATATATACCGGG GACAACCGAAGCGTCACTTGCTTACAACGGGATGGAGTCTCTTTGTGAGTGGGAAGAGGCTGTTTGCAGGCGACTCGGTGCTGTTTATTAG GGATGAAAAGCAGCAGCTTCTTTTAGGCATACGACGTGCTAACAGGCAACCAACAAACTTATCATCATCAGTTTTGTCAAGCGACAGCATGCATATTGGTATCCTAGCTGCAGCTGCCCATGCTGCTGCTAACAACAGCCCTTTCACCGTCTTTTACAATCCAAG GGCTAGTCCATCGGAGTTTGTCATCCCTCTGGCCAAGTACTATAAAGCGGTTTGCAGTAGCCAGATATCTCTTGGCATGCGATTTCGGATGATGTTTGAAACAGAAGAATCCGGGACACGAAG ATATATGGGTACAATAACCGGGATTAGCGACCTGGATAGCGTCCGATGGAAGAACTCCCAGTGGCGCAACTTGCAG GTTGGTTGGGATGAGTCCACTGCTGGTGAGAAGCGTAATCGTGTCTCCATCTGGGAGATTGAACCCGTGACTGCCCCGTTCTTTATCTGCCCCACGCCTCCTTTCTTCCGTCCGAAGCGCCCAAGGCAACCAGGAATGCCAG ACGACGAAGCTCCTGATCTCGACAGCATATTCAGGAGGACGATGCCCTGGCTTGGTGACGACTTTGGCATGAAAGAACCCCAAGCTCTGCCAGGCCTGAGCTTGGCTCAATGGATGAACATGCAGCAAAGCCCGTCGCTTGCCAACTCAATGCAACCCAACTATATGAATCAGTTGTCCGGTTCTGTTCTACAAAATCTCACAGGTGCAGATATCTCGCGGCAGTTAGGCATGCCGGGGGCTCAAATCCCTCAGCAGAACAACTTGCAGTTCAACGCCCAGAGGCAAACGCAACCGGCTCAACAGCTTGATCAACTGCAGAAGCTGCAGCCTAACACGTTGAGCCCGTTGGGATCAATTATGCCGGGGCAGCCTCAGCAGTTGAGTGATATGTCTCAATCGAGGCAGAACTTAATCGGACAGACGTTGCCTAACAGCAGCCAAGTTCAGAGCCAGATGCTGCCGTCGCAGAACCCTATTCAAGCTCAGCAACAGTCTCTTCTAAGCCATCAGCTACAGATGAATCTATCACAGAATCTGTCTCAACAGCAGATGTTTAGTCACTCTCAGCAACAAAACCCGATGCAGCCACAGTCGTCTGATCACATCAGCCAACAGCTGCATATGCCGGATAACCAAATGCAGATGCAGCTCATGCAGAAgtatcagcagcagcagcaatcaATGATGGTGATGCAGCAGCCGTCTCAACTGACGCAGCTCCAAGATCATCAGAAGCAGCAGTTAGACATTCCACCGAGCTTTACGAAGCCTATGTCAACGAGCCAAATGCTGGACGTATCTCAAACAACATCCAGTATGATCCCTCAGTCTCACGTTCTTCCCCAGCAGATGACGAGGAATAACAGCCAAGCACATCTTCGTTTCGCTCAGCCACATCAGCAACCAAAACCTGaccaacagcagcagcagcagcaaccaGGGATGACGTCGGATATACCAGGACATGTGGGGCATACGTTTCAGCCTTCTGCCGGTGGAGGTCAATCAGCAGTTACAGATGACGTCCCATCCTGTTCGACTTCGCCATCCACAAATAACTGCTCAAATGGAGTTCAGTTGATGATGAACTGCAAAAACCAACGCGCTGCAATGGTAGGGGATATACAGCAGAAGAGCGAAGTCAAACCTTCATTAAACGTATCCAAGATTGCTCAGTCTTCAAACACTCAGTTGAATTCAACCGTTTTGGAGGCTATACCGTCTAGCAGTAACTTAGTCAAAGATTTACAGCAGAAGAGTGATGTTAAGTCTTCGTTGAACGTGTCCAAGAGCCAAAACCAAGGGTTCTACACATCACAAACCTATCTCGACCCTGCTGGAACGCAAATAGACTACTTGGATAGTTCATCTTCAGCAACATCAGTCATTTCTCAGAATGATCTCCACATGCCACCCAACAACAACTCAATGTCGTTCAACTCCCAGTCGATGTTGTTTAGAGATGCAAGCCATGACGGAGAAGTCCAGGGCGACCCAAGGAACAGTATTCCTTTTGTGGCCAACATTGAGAATCAGTTAGGAATGCCGATGATGCCTGATGCGTTGATCACTAAGGACATGGTAGGATCGGGTAAAGACTTTGCAACTGATGTCCCGTCTGGAGGAGGCATGATCTCCAGCTTTGACAACCAGAAGGCTGAGCTATCATCGTCCATGGTTTCACAGTCATTCGGAGTTCCAGATATGACATTCAATTCCATTGATTCCACGATAAATGACGGTAGCTTCATGAACCAAGGGGCTTGGCCACCGCCTCAGATACCTCGGATGAGGACATACACAAAG GTGTACAAACGAGGGGCTGTTGGAAGATCAATTGACATTACTCGTTATGCAGGATATGATGAGCTTAAACAAGATTTGGCTCGTAGGTTTGGTATAGAGGGACAACTAGAGGACAGGCAGAGAATCGGCTGGAAACTCGTGTATGTGGATCATGAGAATGACGTCTTGCTAGTAGGCGATGATCCTTGGGA GGAATTCGTGAACTGTGTACGTTGCATAAAGATCCTTTCGCCTCAAGAGGTCCAGCAGATGAGCTTGGATGGAGATTTTGGGAACAGTGTCCTTCCAAATCAAGCTTGTAGTAGCTCAGACAATGGCTTGAATTAG